The window TCGGTGAGTCGGTCTTCCCGCTGCTCGACGGCGCCCTCGGTATGCCGGACGACGACAGGGAACAGGAGGACCGCGTCCACACGGTGCAGTCGCCGCTCTCCGTCGGCCAGTTCGCCGGAAAGTGGGCCTCGTACAACGCCCCGCCGGACCTGCCGTACGACCAGCGCGAGGAGGACGGCGGCTCGCTCGTCTTCCAGACGGCGCCGCTGGCCGGCCGCATGGAGATCCTCGGCGCCCCCTCCGTCACCGTGGAGGTGTCCGCCGACGCGCCGCTCGCCCAGCTGAACGTCAGGCTGTCCGACGTGGCACCGGACGGGCGCTCGACCCGGGTCACGTACGGGGTGCTCAACCTCGCCCACCGCGACGGCGAGGAGAGCCCCGAAGCCCTGGAGCCCGGCAGGCGATACCGGGTGCGCGTACCGCTGCACAGCGTCGCGCAGGCGTTCCCGGCGGGACACCGCATCAGGCTGTCGCTGTCGACCTCGTACTGGCCGCTGGTCTGGCCGGCCCCCGAGCCCGTGCTGCTCAGCGTCCACGAGCCGGGGAGCAGCCTGACGCTCCCGGTCCGCCCGGCCGACGTACCGGAGGACGCGGCCCTGTCGCCGTTCGGCGAGCCCGAGGGCTGCGCGCCCCCCGCCGTCACCCGGCTGAGCGAACCCGAGCAGGCGTGGACCGTCTCCAGGGACCTGGTCGACTACCGATCGGTGCTGGACATCGTGAAGGACCGGGGACTCGAACGGTACGAGGCCAACGGGATCGAGACGGGCCTGCGGGCCTGCGAGCAGTACAGCTGGGTCGGTGAGGACTTCGGATCGGTGCGCGGGGAGTCGGCGTGGGAGATGCGGTTCCGGCGCTCGGACTGGGACGTCCGGGTCGAGACGCGGACCGTGCTGACCTCGGACGCGGAGGCGTTCCACGTGGACGCGACCCTGGACGGCTACGAGGCCGGACGCAGGGTGTTCTCCCGGACCTGGAACGAACGGATCCCGAGGGAGAACGTCTGACCTCCAGGCCCGTACGCACGGAGGCGGCACCCGGGGATCCGGGTGCCGCCTCCGTGCGTCTGCGCGACCGGCGGCCACGCACCCGCCGTACCGCCCCCCTGCCGGGAGCGCGTCGCGGGCCGGTCCGCGTCAGGCGAGAAGCTTCTGCTTGGCCCTCTCGTACTCCTCCTGGCTGAGGTGGCCCTTGTCCTTGAGATCCGCGAGTTTGGCGAGGTCGGACACGTGGCCGCCGGCGCCCGACGGTTCGCCGTCGGAGGCCGCTGCCTGCTTCACGTACTGCCGGAAGGACGCCTCGCGCGCCTCCGCCTCCTTGGCCTCGCGGCGCCCCATGCCCCTGCCGCGCACGATCAGGTAGACGAGCACGCCCACGTAGGGCAGCACGATCACGAAGACCACCCACACCGCCTTGGCCCAGCCGTTCAGCGAATGGTCGCGGAAGATGTCCGTGACGACCTTGAACAGCAGGAAGAACCACAGCACCCACAGGAACAGGTACATCATGGTCAGGAAGAGGTTCAGGAGCGGATAGTCGTCCATGGGCCTACTCCGATCGTGCGGATGGTCCCTTATTGGTACATCCACTCACGATCAGCCGCATTTCGTGCCGATCAGGCCGCGAGCAGGTCCAGGAAGGCCGACAGCTTCGTCCGCGTCCGCTCGATCTGCTGTTCCACGGTCAGAGACTCCTCGAAGCGCCCTCCGGGTGCGGGCGACTTCCTGCCGCGTACGTACAGCGAACAGTCGAGGTCGGTGCAGACGTAGATCCCCACCGAGTTGCCGTCCCTGCCCGCCTGTCCGCGCTTGCGGGCGGTCATCAGGGAGACGCCGCTGCCCGGGTGTGTGGTCAGGCAGACCGAGCACATGCTGCGGTGCAGGAAGCCTCGCTGCTGGGACGGGAAGCGGAGGGTGACACCCGTCAGCTCGCCGCGCAGTTCGGTGACGATGTAGCTCCGGTCCGGGGCGGAGAGGTCGCGCCACCCCAGGAAGTCCAGGTGCTCCCAGGGGCGCTCCTCCAGGTCGCGGGGCAGGGGCAGACGCTTCGCCTCGCCCTTCGAACAGTTGACGAACGACGCTCGGATGTCCTGCTCGCTGACGGCTCTCATGGCAGTGAAACTAACTCTGCCTATGAGCCCTAGGCAAATGGTTAATTGACTTAGGTCGCGGCCTGGTCCGCTGCGGGCGGGGCAGCGGGCCCGATCGGCAGACGGTGTGCGGCCGGGTGCGTGATGCCCAGGTCCGGGCGCCAGGCGGCCAGGATCTGGGCCGAGGGGTGGAACAGCGGACCGGGCAGCTCGTCGAGGGCGGTCCACCGCCACACGCTGATGAGGTGGGGCTCCGTGACCCGGGCGGCCCCCGAGCCCGCCCGCACCAGCGCCGCCATGCTGATCCTGTTGATGCCGCCCACCACGTCGTGGAGCATCGCGAAGACGGTCACCGCCTCCTCGGGCACCCGCAGACCCGTCTCCTCGCGCAGTTCGCGGACGGCCGCCGCCGCCACCGACTCGTGCGTCGGGTCGATCTTGCCGCCCGGCAGCTCCCACGTTCCGTCGCGGTGCCTGCCGAGGAGGATCCTGCCGTCCTCGTCCTCGACGACGACACCCACGCCGAAGGCCGCCTGGGCCAGCGGCGGACGGGTGTTGCGGGTGGGGGCGTCCATGGAATCACCGGTCATGCGCTGTGCTGCTCCCGTCGGGTCGGATGCGGGGCGTCGGGCTCCGACATCCTCACACGCGGAGCTACGCGACCAGGTTGAGTGAGGTGTCGGAGACCCCGAGGCGGACGGACTGGCCCCACGTCAGTTCCAGTGCGTCGGACTCCATTCCGTCGCCGAACACCACCATCCGGTCCGACTCGACGGTGAGCCTGAGGGCGTCGCCGCGCCCCAGCTCACCCGCTACCACGGAGGTGCCGGTGACCGGCGAGGGCCAGGCCTCGCGCACGAACCAGACCAGCCTCGGCTCCGAGGGTGCGGGCAGTCGCACCGTGCTGCCGCGTTCGAGCCAGAGGGAGCGCAGCCAGCCGGTCGAGCCCGTGCCCGTGCCGACCAGGACCCCCGAGGAGGCCTGGGCCTCGGCGGCGCCGGGAGCCGCGTCCGGTCCGATGCGGTAGCGGGCGGTCTGGTGCCCGGGCGGGCCGAGGTAGATCTCGTTGAGCGCGAGGAGCCGCTGGGTGTCGTCGGCGACGGCCTCGGTCATCGTGAGTGCGTCCGTCCGGGCACGCGGCCCCAGGGCGGCGCGGCAGAGAGCCGCCGTGTCCTTCGCCCGGTGCCGCACGAGGACCCCGGGATTGCGCCCCGGGTCGGCGTCGATGCCCACCACCGGCTGACCGGAGAGGTACTTCGCGACGTTGGCGACCAGGCCGTCCTGTCCGACCACGACGACCACGTCCTCCGGACCGAAGAGGAAGCGGTCCAGGTCCGCCCGCTCCACCCGGGTCCGGCGCCACCTCAGGGGCAGCGCCGCGGCGACGTCGCCGAGCGCCCGGGCGTTGCGCCGGTGGCGCTCAGCCACCTCGTCGAGGGACCTGCCGCGCCCGGCCAGCACGAACGCGGCCTGGCCGTGCGTCCCGTGGCGGGCCAGCAGTTCCTCGTACTCGGTCGTGCGGTGCACGAGCACCGCGCGCGGCGCCAGGCTCACGCCCCGGCCTCCGTCTGCGTCTCCGGCCTGCCGAGCCTGGCGAGCAGCCCCGTCAGCACGTCGGGGGAGAGGGTGAGGCTGTCGATGCGTGGCAGGTTCTCGGCCAGCCGGGTGGCCGCCAGGGCGTGCAGCGTGCGCGGGTCCACATCCGCGTGCGCCCGCAGCCATGCGGCCTGCGCCTCCGCGCGGGCCGCGCCGGTCTCCCGGGCCGCCTCCGCCTCGGCTGCGGCCAGCCGGACGGTGCGGGACGCCTCCGCCTCCGTACGCACCCCGTCGGCGGCCGACTTCTCCTCGGCCTCCCGGCGCGCGTTGGTGCCGCGCTGGTCCACCAGCTGTTCCTCGCGCCGCGCGAGCTCGATCCTGCTGGCCAGCTCGTTCTCGGCGATGGCGCGTTCGCGTTCGACGGCGACGGCCCGCCGCTCGTACACCGAGCGGTCGGCCTCCTGCTGGATCTGTTCCCTGGCCGGGGTGCGCAGGGCCCGCTCGACCTCGGCCTCGGGCCGGATGGCCACGACGCGCACGGCCACCAGGTCGATGCCGGTGGCCGGCAGCCGGGGCTCCGCCGCGAGGCCCGCGGCGACCCGTTCCCGTACGGCGGAGACGCCGTCCACGAGCGCCGTCGCGAGAGGGGTCCGGGCCAGGACGTCCAGGGTGTGCTGCTGGGCGGTCTCGGTCAGCAGGGTCGCGATCTGCTCCAGGGGTGCGCCGCGCCAGACCCCGGTGTCGGGGTGCACGGAGAAGTCGAGCCGAGCGGCGGCCTCGGCGGGATCGCTGATGCGGTAGGTCACCGTGGCCTGCACGGTGACGTCCTGGAAGTCGGCGGTACGGGCGTGGAACGCCATCGCCAGTTCGCGGTCGTCCACCGGCACCTCGGAGAGTGCGGCGGTGAGGGGGCGGAACCAGAAGCTCGCGCCGGGACCGTCGTGGGCGAGCCGGCCACGCCTGTGGTGGCGGATGTGGGCGGTGGGCGCGGAGCGGACGTGCCGCCAGCCGAAGCGCCGGGTGATGTCGGCCATGTCTCGGAACCCCCTCTTTTCTCGTCATGAAGACGATAATGACTCGTGACTCATATCGTCAAGAGGACGAAAAGGGGGGTGTTAAACGCGGAAGGCCGGCGGTTCCCGTGGAAACCGCCGGCCTTCCGTTCGTGCGCCGACCCCGTCCCCACGGTGCGGCGCGCAGGTGGACCGTCGTCATCCGCTGGAGCGACGGCCCACGTTCATCGGGTCCCGTCCTCCGGGGCGCCGGCCGGGCGCGGGGGGTCGGTCGGGCAGTTCGGAAGCCCGAGGGAGGGGAGTACGGCGCATTCGATGAAGCGGGTGAGGAATCCCGCGTCCGGATAGCGCCCTTCCAGCAGCGGCCTGCTGCGCATCGCTCCGATCACCTGCGCGGCCACGAAGTCCGCGGCGGGGTTGTCGGCCGCGATCTCCCCGCGCCGCACGGCGCGCTCGACCATCGTGTCGATCGCCGCGATCGACGGCGCGATCAGGGTGGAGCGGAGCGCGATGAGCAGGTCCTGATTCTGGAGCGCGGCGTGACCGAGCGCGTGCATCAGTGCGGTGTCCTGGCCGGACGCCGCGTCCACCGCCCGGGCCGCCTCGTGCAGGTCGCCGGCCAGGCTGCCCGTGTCGATGTCCGAGAGCAGCGTCCTGCGGGCGCAGCGCAGGGCGGCGACGACCAGTTCCGGCTTGGACCCCCACTGCCGGTAGAGCGTGGACTTCCCGCAGCGTGTGCGCGAGGCCACGCCCTCCATCGTCAGCGAGTCGTACCCGCTCTCCCGGAGCAGGTCCAGCACGGCGGCGTACAGCTCTTGCTGGCGTTCCGGTGTGATCTTCGACCGGCGTGACGCGAGCGATGTCTCCTGTGCGGAACCGGGCGACGGCATCTGATTCCCTCTCTGCGACTGCGGCGGGACCTCGGTACGTCAGTGTACCGATACGCGCGTGTACCGATACGCCGACGTATCGGTACACTGGCGTATCGATGCGGCACGGACTGGCCATGCCGCCGCGATGACAGCGCACCGTCAGCAAAGGGGCACGGGTGATGCACACCCGCAGCGAGCCTGCAGACCGGGAGCCGGACACCTCAGCCCGACCGCCCCTCGTCCGCGAGCTTCTTCTGGTCGCAGGACTCTTCCTCGTCTACAAACTCGGCCGCCAGGCCGCGAACGGACACGTCGAGGAAGCCTTCAGCAACGCCGGACACGTGTGGAACTTCGAGCGGGCCGCCGGCTTGCCCGACGAGGGAATCGTGCAGGGCGCTCTCCTGCACGGCCGCCACCTCGTCGAGGTGGCGAACACCTACTACGCGACCGTGCACTTCCCGGCCACCCTGGCCTTCCTCGTCTGGCTGTACGTGCGTCGGCCGCACCACTACGTCTGGTCACGCCGCGTCCTGACCGCACTCACCGGAGCGGCACTTCTGCTGCACCTGCTCTTCCCGCTCGCACCGCCGCGCATGCTGCACGCCGCCGGCCTCGTCGATACCGGCCAGGTCTACGGCCCCTCGGTTTACGGCGACAGCCCCGCCGGAGACTCCATGGCCAACCAGTACGCCGCCATGCCGTCCCTGCACTTCGGCTGGGCACTCGTCGTCGCCGTCGGACTGATCGTCGCCACCCGCTCCCGGTGGCGCCTGCTCTGGCTGCTGCACCCGCTGATCACCCTGATCGTCATAGTGGGCACCGCGAACCACTACTGGCTCGACTCACTGGTGGTCTCCGCCCTCCTCTCCCTGGCCTACGCCGCGCTCCACCTGCCGCGCACCGGGGGCCCCGCCCACCTGTCGTGGCCCGGCGCCGTCCCCGCCCAGGCCTACGCCTCGCCCGTCCTCGCCCGCCCGGGGGTGCGCCGATGAACGCCACACTGATCGCCGTCGCCCTCTCGCTGGTCTCCGCCGTCGCCTACGCCTCCGCCGCGGTGGCGCAGGCCCGTCTCGCCGCCAGGACCGACTCCTCCACAGGAACGCTGCGCATGCTCGGCCGGGGCGCCTGGTGGTCCTCGGTCGGCCTGAACGCGGGCGGCGCACTGCTGCACGTCGCGGCTCTTAAGTACGGCCCCCTCACCCTCGTCCAGCCGCTCGGCGCGCTCACCCTCGTCGCCGCCGTGCCGCTCGGCGCGCGTTCGGCGGGCCGCCGGGTCAGCCGCAGGGAATGGCGCGGCACACTGCTCACCCTCCTCGGCCTCGGCGCGCTGCTGCTGGCCGCGGGCGGCGCCGCACCGCACGACACCCTCACCCTTCCCGAGGCCCTGGGCGTCGGTGCGGTGACGATGGCGCTCGTGGCGGGGCTCAGCCGCCCGGGTGCCAAGCCCGGCCTCCGGCACGCGGCGGCCTCGGGCATCACCTCGGGGGTGGCCTCCGCCCTTACCCAGACCCTGACCGTCGCGGCCACCGACCATTCCGGGCCGCTGCTCAGCTGGCGGCTGGTCGGTGTGGCGGTGCTCGTCTCCCTCTTCGCCGTGGGCGGTCTCCTGCTCGCGCAGACCGCTTACAGGGGCGGTCTCGGCGCCCCGCTCGCGGTGGTCACGCTTGCCAACCCGGTCGCGGCCGCCGCGATCGGACTCGTCCTGCTGGGCGAACGGCTCCAGGGCGGGGCGGCCGGACTGGCCCCCGCGCTCCTCGGTGGCCTCGCCGCCGTGCGGGGCGTGGTCCTGCTCAGCCGGGCACAGGCGGCGAGCCCGGCCGAGGAGGCCTCGGTGCTGCCGGCTGCGCCCACACCGTCGAGGATCGTCATCTCGAACCCCGCCCCGGTCGCTCCGCGGACGCCGCAGCGGGTCTCCCCGGGCACGGCGGAACCGTTCACCGAGCGGCCGAGGGCGGTCAGGGTGCCCAGGAGGCGTCCGCTAGCGTCCGCCGGTCACGGGGCCCGCGGCGACCGGCGGACCTGAACCGTCCAACTCCTCGACCGCGCGGCTCAGCCAGCCCGTCCAGAACGTCTCCAGGTCGATCCCTCCCCGCAGCACCAGGTGGCGCAGCCGGTCCTCTTCCGAGGTCAGCCCGGGAGGGAAGTCCCTCTCCTCGATCTCCAGGTACTCCGCCAGCTGCTCGCGGTGCATCGCCAGATGCCTGCGCAGCTCCCCGGCCAGCCCGTGGGCCCCGACCACCGCCGCCGCCCGCATCCGCAGCAGCAGCGGATCGCGTACCGGCCGCGGGTCCTCGGCGAGCCGGACCCAGGCCGACAGCTCGGCGCGGCCCGCCGGCAGGACCTCGTACTCCTTCTTCCGGCCGCGGGCCGGCCGCGCCGCCGGAAGGACCCGGATGTGCCCGGCCTGTTCCAGCCTTCCCAGCTCGCGGTAGATCTGCTGGTGCGTGGACGGCCAGAAGTAGCCGATCGACCGGTCGAACCTCCGCGTCAGCTCCAGCCCCGACGAGGGCTTCTCCAGGAGAGCGGTGAGGATCGCGTGCGGCAGTGACATGGCTGCATCCTAGAGACGGCGGCGGGCCGCGCCGTCACAGCTCCGCGGCGACCTCCGTGCCCTGGCGTATCGCCCGCTTCGCGTCCAGCTCGGCGGCCACGTCCGCGCCTCCGATCAGATGCACCGCCCGGCCGCCGGCACGCAGCTCCTCGTACAGGTCGCGGCGCGGTTCCTGCCCGGCGCAGAGCACCACCGTGTCGACCGGCAGGAGTCGCTGCTCGCCGTCCACGGTGAGGTGCAGGCCCTCGTCGTCGATCAGGTCGTACGACGCGCCCGCGATCATCGTCACCCCCCGGTGGCGCAGCTCGGTGCGGTGGATCCACCCGGTCGTCCTGCCGAGCCCCGCCCCGACCTTGGTGGCCTTGCGCTGGATCAGGTGCACCGTGCGACCCGGCTTCGGACGCTCCGGAGCCCTCAGTCCGCCCCGGTCCGCGTAGTCGGTGTCCACACCCCACTGCCGGAAGAAGACCTCCGGGTCGAGGCTCGCCTCCTCGCCCCCGTCGGTCAGGAACTCCGCGACGTCGAACCCGATGCCGCCCGCCCCGACGATCGCGACCCGGTCGCCGACCGGAGCGCCGTGGCGCAGGACGTCCAGGTAGCTGACGACGCTGGGGTGACCGACGCCGGGGATCGCGGGGGAGCGCGGCTCGACGCCGGTGGCCAGGACGACCTCGTCGAAGTCCTCCAGCGTGGCGGCGGTGGCGCGGGTGTTCAGCCGGAGTTCGACGTCCTCCTCGGCGAGCCGGGTGCGGAAGTAGCGAAGGGTCTCGTCGAACTCCTCCTTGCCGGGGACGCGCCGTGCCACGTTCAGCTGGCCGCCGATCTCACCGGCGGCGTCGAACAGCGTCACCGCGTGCCCGCGCTCCGCGGCGGTCACCGCGCACGCCAGCCCCGCGGGGCCGGCGCCCACGACCGCGACGCGCTTGCGGACACGGGTCGCCGAGAGCACGAGTTCCGTCTCGTGGCAGGCGCGCGGGTTCACCAGGCACGAGGTGATCTTGAGGCTGAAGATGTGGTCCAGGCACGCCTGGTTGCAGCCGATACAGGTGTTGATCGCGTCGGCCCGGCCCTCGGCCGCCTTGCTCACGAAGTCCGGGTCAGCGAGGAAGGGCCGCGCCATCGAGACCATGTCCGCGCGGCCTGATGCCAGGACCTCTTCCGCGAGCTCGGGCGTGTTGATGCGGTTGCTGGTCACCAGCGGCACGGCGACCGCGCCGCGGACCTTCTCGGTCACCCAGGTGAAGGCGCCGCGGGGGACGGAGGTGGCGATGGTGGGGATACGGGCCTCGTGCCAGCCGATGCCCGTGTTGATGATCGTCGCGCCGGCGGCCTCGATCTCGCGGGCGAGGTGGACGACCTCCTGCAGCGTGGAACCGCCGGGCACCAGGTCGAGCATGGACAGCCGGTAGATCAGGATGAAGTCCGGGCCGACGCGCTCGCGGACGCGCCGCACGATCTCGACGGGGAAGCGGATGCGGTTTTCGTACGAGCCACCCCAGCGGTCCTCGCGGTGGTTGGTCGCGGCGACGATGAACTCGTTGATCAGGTAGCCCTCGGAGCCCATGATCTCCACCCCGTCGTACCCCGCGCGCCGAGCGAGTTCCGCGGCCCGGACGAAGTCCTCGATGGTCTCCTCGACCTCGTCGTCCGTCAGCGCATGCGGGGTGAACCCGCTGATCGGGGCCTTGAGGGCGCTCGGCGCGACCAGATCCGGGTGGTGGGCGTACCGCCCGAAGTGCAGGATCTGCATCGCGATCCGCCCGCCCGCCGCGTGGACGGCCGCGGTGACCTCGGAGTGCTGCTCCGCCTCCGCCTGCGTGGTCATCTTCGCCCCGCCGGGGAAGGAGCACCCGCGGTCGCTGGGCGCGATCCCACCGGTGACGATGAGGCCCACCCCGCCGCGGGCGCGGGCCGCGTAGAAGGCCGCCATCCGCTCGAAGCCGCGCTCGACCTCCTCAAGGCCGATGTGCATGGACCCCATCAGCACCCGGTTGGGGAGCGTGGTGAATCCGAGGTCGAGGGGGCTCAGCAGGGTGGGATACGGGCTCATCCGGGTCTCCTCGCAGGTGTCGTCCAGCCAGTTGTAGACCACCCGGACGGCCTTATGCAACTAGTTGCACAATGACGTACGTCGCAGTTCACCCACGGCTCCGCGGGCCGGTGGGGTCCGTCCACGCAGGCTTGCGGAGTGGGTGTGCGGAGTCCGTCCATGCGGGTGTGCGGAGTCCGTCCTCGCCCACGTCCACATCCCAGTCCCCGCAAGGCCGCGC is drawn from Streptomyces sp. NBC_00178 and contains these coding sequences:
- a CDS encoding nucleotide triphosphate diphosphatase NUDT15; the protein is MTGDSMDAPTRNTRPPLAQAAFGVGVVVEDEDGRILLGRHRDGTWELPGGKIDPTHESVAAAAVRELREETGLRVPEEAVTVFAMLHDVVGGINRISMAALVRAGSGAARVTEPHLISVWRWTALDELPGPLFHPSAQILAAWRPDLGITHPAAHRLPIGPAAPPAADQAAT
- a CDS encoding phosphatase PAP2 family protein; the encoded protein is MHTRSEPADREPDTSARPPLVRELLLVAGLFLVYKLGRQAANGHVEEAFSNAGHVWNFERAAGLPDEGIVQGALLHGRHLVEVANTYYATVHFPATLAFLVWLYVRRPHHYVWSRRVLTALTGAALLLHLLFPLAPPRMLHAAGLVDTGQVYGPSVYGDSPAGDSMANQYAAMPSLHFGWALVVAVGLIVATRSRWRLLWLLHPLITLIVIVGTANHYWLDSLVVSALLSLAYAALHLPRTGGPAHLSWPGAVPAQAYASPVLARPGVRR
- a CDS encoding FBP domain-containing protein, which translates into the protein MRAVSEQDIRASFVNCSKGEAKRLPLPRDLEERPWEHLDFLGWRDLSAPDRSYIVTELRGELTGVTLRFPSQQRGFLHRSMCSVCLTTHPGSGVSLMTARKRGQAGRDGNSVGIYVCTDLDCSLYVRGRKSPAPGGRFEESLTVEQQIERTRTKLSAFLDLLAA
- a CDS encoding SPFH domain-containing protein — encoded protein: MADITRRFGWRHVRSAPTAHIRHHRRGRLAHDGPGASFWFRPLTAALSEVPVDDRELAMAFHARTADFQDVTVQATVTYRISDPAEAAARLDFSVHPDTGVWRGAPLEQIATLLTETAQQHTLDVLARTPLATALVDGVSAVRERVAAGLAAEPRLPATGIDLVAVRVVAIRPEAEVERALRTPAREQIQQEADRSVYERRAVAVERERAIAENELASRIELARREEQLVDQRGTNARREAEEKSAADGVRTEAEASRTVRLAAAEAEAARETGAARAEAQAAWLRAHADVDPRTLHALAATRLAENLPRIDSLTLSPDVLTGLLARLGRPETQTEAGA
- a CDS encoding TetR/AcrR family transcriptional regulator, with protein sequence MPSPGSAQETSLASRRSKITPERQQELYAAVLDLLRESGYDSLTMEGVASRTRCGKSTLYRQWGSKPELVVAALRCARRTLLSDIDTGSLAGDLHEAARAVDAASGQDTALMHALGHAALQNQDLLIALRSTLIAPSIAAIDTMVERAVRRGEIAADNPAADFVAAQVIGAMRSRPLLEGRYPDAGFLTRFIECAVLPSLGLPNCPTDPPRPAGAPEDGTR
- a CDS encoding NADPH-dependent 2,4-dienoyl-CoA reductase, yielding MSPYPTLLSPLDLGFTTLPNRVLMGSMHIGLEEVERGFERMAAFYAARARGGVGLIVTGGIAPSDRGCSFPGGAKMTTQAEAEQHSEVTAAVHAAGGRIAMQILHFGRYAHHPDLVAPSALKAPISGFTPHALTDDEVEETIEDFVRAAELARRAGYDGVEIMGSEGYLINEFIVAATNHREDRWGGSYENRIRFPVEIVRRVRERVGPDFILIYRLSMLDLVPGGSTLQEVVHLAREIEAAGATIINTGIGWHEARIPTIATSVPRGAFTWVTEKVRGAVAVPLVTSNRINTPELAEEVLASGRADMVSMARPFLADPDFVSKAAEGRADAINTCIGCNQACLDHIFSLKITSCLVNPRACHETELVLSATRVRKRVAVVGAGPAGLACAVTAAERGHAVTLFDAAGEIGGQLNVARRVPGKEEFDETLRYFRTRLAEEDVELRLNTRATAATLEDFDEVVLATGVEPRSPAIPGVGHPSVVSYLDVLRHGAPVGDRVAIVGAGGIGFDVAEFLTDGGEEASLDPEVFFRQWGVDTDYADRGGLRAPERPKPGRTVHLIQRKATKVGAGLGRTTGWIHRTELRHRGVTMIAGASYDLIDDEGLHLTVDGEQRLLPVDTVVLCAGQEPRRDLYEELRAGGRAVHLIGGADVAAELDAKRAIRQGTEVAAEL
- a CDS encoding SHOCT domain-containing protein, with amino-acid sequence MDDYPLLNLFLTMMYLFLWVLWFFLLFKVVTDIFRDHSLNGWAKAVWVVFVIVLPYVGVLVYLIVRGRGMGRREAKEAEAREASFRQYVKQAAASDGEPSGAGGHVSDLAKLADLKDKGHLSQEEYERAKQKLLA
- a CDS encoding PadR family transcriptional regulator, producing MSLPHAILTALLEKPSSGLELTRRFDRSIGYFWPSTHQQIYRELGRLEQAGHIRVLPAARPARGRKKEYEVLPAGRAELSAWVRLAEDPRPVRDPLLLRMRAAAVVGAHGLAGELRRHLAMHREQLAEYLEIEERDFPPGLTSEEDRLRHLVLRGGIDLETFWTGWLSRAVEELDGSGPPVAAGPVTGGR